A genome region from Manihot esculenta cultivar AM560-2 chromosome 5, M.esculenta_v8, whole genome shotgun sequence includes the following:
- the LOC122723659 gene encoding NAC domain-containing protein 4-like isoform X2 translates to MTCPPQSDSQNLPVGWRFHPSDEELVDYYLKRKRLGHPIYGLDISEVQVCDYDPRDLPGLSMNNSRDKVWYFFCLRLYHNNRGQAKRKAKDGYWKGTGDLRSVTPEDSDEEIGTKRTLVFHNPKATQWVIHEYEYTAALNLPTKVIAYALFYEFAL, encoded by the exons ATGACATGTCCACCACAGTCAGACTCTCAAAACTTGCCGGTTGGATGGAGATTCCACCCGTCTGATGAAGAACTGGTTGATTATTATTTGAAGCGGAAGAGGCTTGGTCATCCTATATATGGCTTGGACATCAGCGAGGTTCAAGTATGCGATTATGACCCTAGGGATCTACCAG GTCTTTCCATGAACAATTCTCGGGATAAAGTTTGGTATTTCTTTTGTCTTCGTCTGTATCACAATAATAGAGGCCAAGCTAAAAGGAAGGCTAAGGATGGATATTGGAAAGGCACAGGTGACCTTCGCTCGGTCACGCCTGAAGATAGTGATGAGGAGATCGGAACAAAGAGAACCTTGGTTTTCCATAATCCTAAAGCCACCCAATGGGTCATACACGAGTATGAGTACACTGCTGCACTCAATTTGCCTACAAAGGTAATTGCCTATGCTCTGTTCTATGAATTTGCATTGTAA
- the LOC122723659 gene encoding NAC domain-containing protein 4-like isoform X1, producing MTDNNSSGMTCPPQSDSQNLPVGWRFHPSDEELVDYYLKRKRLGHPIYGLDISEVQVCDYDPRDLPGLSMNNSRDKVWYFFCLRLYHNNRGQAKRKAKDGYWKGTGDLRSVTPEDSDEEIGTKRTLVFHNPKATQWVIHEYEYTAALNLPTKVIAYALFYEFAL from the exons ATGACGGATAACAACTCCTCCG GCATGACATGTCCACCACAGTCAGACTCTCAAAACTTGCCGGTTGGATGGAGATTCCACCCGTCTGATGAAGAACTGGTTGATTATTATTTGAAGCGGAAGAGGCTTGGTCATCCTATATATGGCTTGGACATCAGCGAGGTTCAAGTATGCGATTATGACCCTAGGGATCTACCAG GTCTTTCCATGAACAATTCTCGGGATAAAGTTTGGTATTTCTTTTGTCTTCGTCTGTATCACAATAATAGAGGCCAAGCTAAAAGGAAGGCTAAGGATGGATATTGGAAAGGCACAGGTGACCTTCGCTCGGTCACGCCTGAAGATAGTGATGAGGAGATCGGAACAAAGAGAACCTTGGTTTTCCATAATCCTAAAGCCACCCAATGGGTCATACACGAGTATGAGTACACTGCTGCACTCAATTTGCCTACAAAGGTAATTGCCTATGCTCTGTTCTATGAATTTGCATTGTAA